A single region of the Thermotoga profunda AZM34c06 genome encodes:
- a CDS encoding DUF4438 domain-containing protein, whose amino-acid sequence MRTNKDRLVMISVQGTIVKPEHSGRHSVSHDGRPFMLPGTGGITYNVKVGDCAFGWEVDHVEPGVSTILDQEKRESGPNRGYNFYACIGNEAKVVTGDAKGAKGVVTGHHGGAEHVLIDFSDDVLEKLTLDDKILIKSFGQGLKLLDYPDVYVYNIDPNLLEKLSIEEKDGKLHIPVVAIVPSFLMGSGIGSTSMGTGDYDIMTADEKTLKKYGLDKLRFGDIVYIQDHDNAFGRCYRKGAATIGVVIHSDCKYAGHGPGVTTVMTCAKPKLKPIIDPDANIAKILGIGRFRK is encoded by the coding sequence ATGAGGACAAACAAAGATAGACTCGTCATGATTTCCGTTCAGGGTACTATCGTCAAACCAGAGCATTCCGGTAGACACAGTGTTTCTCACGATGGAAGACCTTTCATGTTACCTGGAACCGGGGGAATAACCTACAATGTGAAAGTGGGAGATTGTGCCTTTGGTTGGGAAGTGGATCACGTTGAACCAGGAGTCTCCACAATCCTTGATCAGGAAAAAAGAGAATCTGGACCAAACAGAGGTTATAACTTCTACGCATGTATTGGAAATGAGGCAAAGGTTGTTACCGGAGACGCAAAGGGTGCAAAAGGTGTTGTTACGGGTCACCATGGTGGGGCAGAACACGTTTTGATCGATTTTTCCGATGATGTACTCGAAAAACTCACTTTGGATGATAAGATATTGATCAAAAGTTTTGGTCAAGGGCTGAAGCTTTTAGATTACCCCGACGTCTATGTGTACAACATCGACCCAAATCTGCTTGAAAAACTTTCAATAGAAGAAAAAGACGGCAAACTTCACATACCAGTTGTGGCAATTGTACCTTCTTTCCTGATGGGTTCTGGTATTGGTTCAACGAGTATGGGTACAGGTGATTACGACATAATGACTGCCGACGAAAAAACTTTGAAAAAATACGGGTTAGACAAACTCAGATTCGGTGATATCGTTTACATTCAAGATCACGATAATGCCTTTGGGAGATGTTATCGAAAAGGAGCGGCAACCATAGGTGTTGTTATTCACAGCGATTGCAAATACGCAGGTCATGGACCTGGTGTGACAACGGTAATGACATGTGCAAAGCCAAAACTTAAACCCATCATCGATCCCGATGCGAATATTGCCAAGATATTAGGTATAGGACGGTTTCGAAAATGA
- a CDS encoding HD domain-containing phosphohydrolase, whose amino-acid sequence MVSKKRSAILSMNGFFSNIKKLKSSILMILIITAIYIVTLLLTFLVQRSAIIQILLLVLNFVLSFLYWKIKGAVIALNIGTIIFTVGAYNKMPLEYLVAGISLLFCLMIMLVVVFRKIENQRKVQQQNEIKYRELFERFKRYFDLVQVMIVGLDVDGNIILANKKTCDVLGYEYNELIGKNWFKDFVPNGIRNGLSGYFDQVKKLPNGAFDYHENPVRSKNGIERIIAWQNTIIKDDFGNVAGSLSAGLDITELRQMQEKLAQQLKLSESLYSIAEKLVLEKLNVHERANTLSKMCVELLDVSLVWVGYAAPDKSVKIVGSYPQNHPYVKDLIVRWDDSPYAQGAVGRSIKTGEYQIIEDVLNDERFIAWKDKIAPYNLKTVLSFPLISPSGVFGALVLYSDKYGFFSKEKVEQIKIISHMAAAALENARLFEELEKKLGRIEALHQIDRAISASTDLKVVMSVLLDQVIHQLNVHAADIFLFNEYSMNFEYAAGRGFRTRRINPKPIKLGTGLIGKIGMDKSSMKISGNICEYCKEFENRHCERSEIFAQEGFVFYAAVPLMAKGRLLGILEVFNRSDIQENGEWFEFLQVLGQQTAIAIDNAKLFEDLQRKNIELLQAYDATIEGWAYALDLRDRETEGHSERVTELTLKIAKKMGMKDEELLHVKRGALLHDIGKMGIPDQILLKPGKLTDQEWEIMKKHPVYAYQMLSRIEYLRPALDIPYYHHEKWDGTGYPMGLKGQEIPLSARIFAVVDVYDALTSDRPYRKAWSKEEAIEYIKNQSGKHFDPKVVEVFLSVLEEMTAID is encoded by the coding sequence ATGGTTTCAAAGAAAAGGAGTGCAATTTTGTCCATGAATGGTTTTTTCAGTAATATAAAAAAGTTAAAATCTTCTATTTTGATGATATTGATCATAACAGCTATCTACATTGTGACATTATTACTCACATTTCTGGTACAAAGATCAGCGATAATTCAAATTCTATTGCTTGTCCTGAATTTTGTATTGTCTTTTCTGTATTGGAAAATAAAAGGTGCCGTGATCGCTTTGAATATAGGCACGATCATCTTCACAGTTGGAGCTTACAACAAAATGCCGTTAGAATATCTGGTGGCTGGAATCTCTCTACTTTTTTGTTTGATGATCATGCTTGTCGTAGTTTTCAGAAAAATCGAAAATCAAAGAAAAGTACAGCAGCAGAATGAAATCAAATACAGAGAATTATTTGAACGATTCAAACGCTATTTTGATCTTGTGCAGGTGATGATCGTAGGATTAGACGTGGATGGAAATATCATTTTAGCAAACAAGAAAACTTGTGATGTACTTGGTTATGAATACAATGAACTCATAGGCAAGAACTGGTTTAAAGATTTTGTACCAAACGGCATTAGAAATGGTTTGAGTGGATACTTTGATCAAGTGAAGAAATTACCAAATGGAGCTTTTGATTATCACGAAAATCCAGTGCGTTCAAAAAATGGTATTGAGAGAATAATTGCCTGGCAGAATACCATTATCAAAGACGATTTTGGAAATGTTGCAGGTTCATTGAGCGCAGGCCTTGATATAACAGAATTAAGGCAAATGCAAGAAAAACTCGCTCAACAGTTAAAACTGTCTGAGAGTTTGTATTCAATCGCCGAAAAACTTGTCTTAGAAAAATTAAACGTTCATGAAAGGGCTAATACTCTATCGAAGATGTGTGTCGAGCTACTTGATGTTTCATTAGTGTGGGTTGGTTATGCGGCACCAGACAAAAGTGTGAAGATAGTTGGATCTTATCCTCAAAATCATCCATATGTGAAAGATCTAATCGTCAGATGGGATGACAGTCCATATGCGCAAGGTGCCGTGGGAAGGTCTATTAAGACGGGTGAGTATCAAATCATTGAAGATGTCCTCAATGATGAGAGATTCATTGCATGGAAAGATAAGATAGCCCCATATAATCTTAAAACAGTTCTTTCCTTTCCGTTGATTAGTCCGAGTGGTGTTTTTGGGGCGCTTGTTTTGTACAGTGACAAATATGGGTTTTTCAGTAAAGAAAAAGTTGAACAGATTAAAATTATTTCGCACATGGCTGCTGCAGCACTTGAAAATGCGAGATTGTTTGAGGAACTTGAGAAAAAACTTGGAAGAATTGAGGCATTACATCAGATCGATAGAGCAATAAGTGCAAGTACTGATTTGAAGGTTGTCATGAGTGTGTTGTTAGATCAGGTGATACACCAACTCAATGTGCACGCTGCAGATATATTCTTATTCAATGAGTATTCTATGAATTTTGAGTATGCCGCTGGAAGGGGTTTTCGTACACGTAGGATAAATCCAAAACCGATTAAACTTGGTACAGGTTTAATTGGAAAAATCGGAATGGATAAAAGTTCTATGAAAATCAGTGGTAATATCTGTGAATATTGTAAGGAATTTGAAAATCGTCATTGTGAAAGAAGCGAGATCTTTGCTCAAGAAGGTTTTGTGTTTTATGCCGCGGTTCCTCTAATGGCAAAAGGGAGATTGTTAGGAATCTTAGAAGTCTTCAATCGCTCGGATATACAGGAAAATGGAGAGTGGTTTGAATTTTTGCAAGTACTTGGTCAACAAACCGCGATAGCAATAGACAATGCCAAGTTGTTTGAAGATCTTCAAAGGAAGAATATCGAATTACTACAGGCTTATGATGCAACAATAGAGGGTTGGGCATATGCACTTGATTTGAGAGATAGAGAAACGGAAGGTCATAGTGAAAGGGTAACTGAGCTTACATTAAAGATAGCAAAAAAGATGGGTATGAAAGATGAAGAGTTGCTCCATGTAAAGCGAGGTGCATTGCTACACGATATAGGTAAGATGGGTATACCCGATCAGATACTTTTAAAACCAGGGAAGTTAACAGATCAAGAGTGGGAGATAATGAAAAAGCATCCTGTTTATGCGTATCAAATGCTGTCAAGAATAGAATATCTCAGGCCAGCTTTGGATATTCCTTACTATCACCATGAAAAATGGGACGGGACAGGATATCCTATGGGTTTGAAAGGACAAGAGATACCATTATCTGCAAGGATATTTGCCGTTGTAGATGTATACGATGCACTAACAAGTGATAGGCCTTACAGAAAGGCTTGGAGCAAAGAAGAAGCCATAGAGTACATTAAAAATCAAAGTGGAAAACACTTTGATCCAAAAGTGGTGGAAGTGTTTTTGTCGGTGTTAGAAGAAATGACCGCTATAGATTGA
- a CDS encoding ABC transporter substrate-binding protein: MRRFVVMILIGLVSLSFVFAEVVTLRVIQVFTSPLRTKVLEEIISKFEAQNPDVKVELISPPYETAYQKIYLMVSAEEPLDIVEVGDWSLSALASMGKLLSLEPYLAKSDLINHLAPGVLEAARTYKNTAYLLPNAIYVKTLFFRPDIISKYNITEVPKTMDKLLEFCRALTKPEQNQFGFDFRGKGYPTAFIDIVMTSFFDDIDPNCMYLKKDGKLIFEDKRALDGINFYLELFKTAPKDSINWGFDEQVNSFVSGITPYLFQDPDTVGLLNELLGQDKYRTAPLPIGKGGKAYPTIGFAGWGITSYSKYKDIAWKFLEFFNSPQINAFWCRDYGALPVDMRVYDIDPYFKSDTFNGWKAMFDDPQHYQFTKYPLDNEAWSEWNDLHETTMQQVLLGKIKPETALKTWADFWKKAGLGK, translated from the coding sequence TTGCGCAGATTTGTGGTGATGATTTTGATTGGTCTGGTGAGTCTTTCTTTTGTATTTGCCGAAGTTGTGACATTGAGAGTCATTCAAGTTTTCACAAGCCCGTTGAGAACAAAGGTTCTTGAAGAGATTATCTCAAAATTCGAGGCACAAAATCCCGACGTCAAGGTGGAACTCATCTCACCACCATACGAGACAGCCTATCAAAAAATCTACTTAATGGTCAGTGCAGAAGAGCCACTTGATATCGTCGAAGTCGGAGATTGGTCTTTGAGCGCACTGGCGAGTATGGGTAAATTGCTCTCTTTGGAACCATATCTCGCAAAATCTGATCTGATAAATCATCTTGCACCTGGAGTTCTTGAAGCCGCAAGAACTTACAAAAACACCGCCTATCTCTTGCCAAATGCCATTTATGTAAAGACACTCTTCTTCAGACCCGATATCATCTCTAAGTACAATATAACCGAGGTTCCAAAAACAATGGACAAACTCCTCGAATTTTGCAGAGCTTTGACCAAGCCAGAGCAAAATCAGTTTGGTTTTGACTTTCGTGGCAAAGGATATCCAACAGCATTCATCGACATTGTGATGACTTCCTTCTTCGACGACATAGATCCAAATTGCATGTATTTGAAAAAAGATGGAAAACTCATCTTCGAAGATAAACGTGCACTTGATGGAATTAATTTTTATCTTGAACTTTTCAAAACGGCACCAAAAGATTCTATAAACTGGGGTTTTGATGAACAGGTGAATTCTTTTGTTTCAGGTATCACTCCATACTTATTCCAAGACCCAGATACAGTTGGACTTTTAAATGAACTTTTGGGTCAAGACAAATATCGAACTGCCCCCCTCCCAATTGGAAAAGGCGGTAAAGCCTATCCTACGATTGGTTTTGCTGGGTGGGGTATCACCAGTTATTCAAAATACAAGGACATCGCATGGAAATTCTTAGAATTCTTCAATTCACCCCAGATCAATGCTTTTTGGTGCAGAGATTATGGAGCCCTGCCAGTCGATATGAGAGTCTATGATATCGATCCATATTTCAAGAGTGATACATTCAATGGTTGGAAGGCAATGTTCGACGATCCACAACACTATCAATTCACGAAATACCCATTAGACAATGAAGCTTGGAGTGAATGGAATGACCTTCACGAAACGACCATGCAACAGGTTTTACTTGGTAAAATAAAACCAGAAACAGCTCTGAAGACATGGGCCGATTTCTGGAAAAAGGCAGGTCTTGGTAAGTAG
- a CDS encoding carbohydrate ABC transporter permease, protein MNKLRFWIFLMLLPTFILILFINLYPLVRGGVISFQRLTVFNLNKPRFIGFDNYRAVLNDPGFWNIFFNTCIWIFFSVFFQLVFGFILALLLTKPFKGRGFYMGIVFYPWALSGFAIGLLWSWILNGQFGVLNDLLMKLHLISKPISFLSDPSFAMFSVIMINVWYGIPFFAIMLLAALQSIPKELYEAAEIDGAGVWSKLIKVTIPYIKPTILSTVLLRIIWVMNFPDIIYGTTRGGPAGATNILSVQMINIVYYQNNFGKASALGMVITMILLLFTVLYLQIFEKGDFEI, encoded by the coding sequence GTGAATAAATTGAGATTTTGGATCTTTTTGATGCTCCTGCCAACTTTTATTTTGATCTTGTTCATAAACCTTTACCCCCTCGTACGTGGGGGGGTAATTTCATTTCAAAGATTAACTGTTTTCAATCTGAACAAACCAAGATTCATCGGTTTTGATAATTACAGGGCCGTTTTGAACGATCCTGGTTTTTGGAACATATTTTTTAACACATGTATTTGGATTTTCTTTTCTGTTTTTTTCCAACTTGTCTTTGGTTTTATCCTCGCACTGCTTTTAACAAAGCCTTTCAAAGGAAGAGGCTTTTACATGGGTATTGTCTTTTATCCATGGGCTTTATCTGGTTTTGCAATAGGTCTACTCTGGTCATGGATATTGAATGGACAGTTTGGTGTGCTCAATGATCTTTTGATGAAGCTTCATCTGATAAGTAAACCCATTAGTTTTCTTTCAGACCCGAGCTTTGCGATGTTTTCTGTAATAATGATCAACGTTTGGTACGGGATACCTTTTTTTGCAATAATGCTCCTTGCAGCTTTGCAGTCGATACCAAAAGAACTCTATGAAGCAGCGGAAATAGATGGCGCGGGTGTGTGGAGTAAATTGATAAAGGTGACGATACCCTATATTAAACCAACTATACTCAGCACGGTCCTTTTGAGAATTATCTGGGTCATGAATTTTCCAGACATAATCTATGGGACCACAAGGGGAGGACCAGCCGGAGCGACGAATATTCTCTCTGTTCAGATGATAAATATAGTTTACTACCAAAATAATTTTGGAAAGGCTTCTGCTCTGGGAATGGTAATAACTATGATATTACTTCTGTTCACCGTTCTCTATTTACAGATCTTCGAAAAAGGTGATTTTGAGATATGA
- a CDS encoding carbohydrate ABC transporter permease has product MKKHRIMSITKTVGLIIYFIFAVFPLIWIVLTSLKPATEVYTFPVKYLPSRITFEAYRYLFSFARFHIYFKNSILAATCSALLSTIFSLMSGYVLSRFRFKTRHLLLLTLFFVQMIPAYLLMIPQFTMFSKLKLTNSLLSIVIIYTGLGVAFGTIMTRAFLKSLPKEIEEAAWIDGCTRLRALFKVVLPVFLPNVGAIFSFCFVNSWNEVFTAVLFLHSDHKMTVPVALYSFVSKAGIQWNVMAAGIVVALLPTVFVFAIAQKYIVQGLTQGALKG; this is encoded by the coding sequence ATGAAAAAACATCGAATCATGTCAATCACAAAGACTGTTGGTTTGATCATATATTTCATCTTTGCTGTTTTTCCATTGATCTGGATTGTGTTGACTTCACTCAAGCCAGCAACTGAAGTTTACACATTTCCTGTAAAGTATCTCCCAAGTCGAATCACTTTTGAGGCATACAGATATCTTTTTAGTTTTGCGAGATTTCACATCTATTTCAAGAACAGCATCTTAGCCGCCACGTGTTCTGCTTTGTTATCAACCATATTTTCTCTAATGAGCGGCTACGTTCTTTCAAGATTCAGATTTAAAACCAGACACCTTCTTTTACTGACCTTGTTTTTTGTTCAAATGATACCAGCTTATCTTTTGATGATCCCACAATTCACGATGTTCTCCAAGTTGAAATTGACCAATTCCTTGTTGAGTATCGTCATCATATACACCGGGCTTGGTGTGGCATTCGGTACAATTATGACTCGAGCATTTCTGAAATCTCTGCCAAAAGAAATAGAAGAAGCCGCATGGATAGATGGTTGTACAAGGTTAAGAGCACTTTTTAAGGTTGTTCTCCCAGTCTTTTTACCAAATGTGGGTGCGATATTCAGCTTCTGTTTTGTCAACAGTTGGAATGAAGTTTTCACGGCGGTTTTGTTTTTGCACAGCGATCACAAGATGACTGTACCAGTGGCACTATATTCATTCGTTTCAAAAGCGGGGATTCAATGGAACGTGATGGCTGCCGGAATTGTCGTTGCCCTTTTACCTACGGTATTTGTCTTTGCCATAGCACAAAAATACATTGTTCAAGGTTTGACGCAAGGGGCTTTGAAGGGATGA
- the iadA gene encoding beta-aspartyl-peptidase, producing the protein MIKIIKNVEIFSPQPLSRKDILIANDKILAIEENIVLNSRHVQIIDGSSKIAVPGFIDSHVHIIGGGGEGGFKTRTPELIFSDLVKGGITTVVGCLGTDGVTRNLNSLYAKAKALDEEGVTCYIYSGSYRVPIITFTGSLLQDLILIDKVIGAGEIAISDHRSSQPTLEELKRIAADARVGGILSGKAGIVNLHLGDGDDKLNMIYEIVNKTEIPITQFLPTHINRNKELLNEGLNYARMGGFIDFTTSTGSLLEEDLQAWKSLKLYVENGFENHITFSSDGQGSLPRFNEKKEFIGLDVGKVTSVYEQFKIAVENGITLEKALKAVTQNPARILKLTNKGIIAKGKDADIILLDKDLKITDVIAQGRILMSNYEIIVKGTFE; encoded by the coding sequence ATGATAAAGATTATAAAGAATGTGGAAATTTTTTCACCACAACCACTCAGCAGGAAAGACATTCTCATTGCCAACGATAAGATATTGGCAATAGAAGAAAACATCGTTTTAAACAGTCGTCATGTTCAAATAATCGATGGTTCAAGTAAAATCGCCGTACCGGGTTTTATAGATTCTCATGTCCACATAATCGGTGGCGGGGGAGAAGGTGGATTTAAAACACGAACACCGGAACTCATCTTTTCAGACCTTGTCAAAGGTGGTATAACCACAGTCGTTGGTTGCCTTGGTACAGACGGTGTGACAAGAAATCTCAATTCTTTATATGCAAAGGCAAAGGCACTCGATGAGGAAGGTGTGACTTGTTATATTTATTCTGGTTCGTATAGGGTTCCGATCATCACATTCACAGGTAGCTTATTGCAAGATTTGATACTGATAGACAAAGTAATTGGGGCTGGAGAGATAGCAATTTCCGATCATCGATCTTCCCAACCAACTTTGGAGGAACTCAAAAGGATCGCAGCCGATGCAAGAGTGGGAGGAATACTCTCCGGCAAGGCAGGGATTGTGAATCTTCATCTTGGCGATGGAGATGATAAATTAAACATGATCTATGAAATTGTTAACAAAACAGAGATCCCCATCACTCAATTCTTGCCGACACATATAAACAGAAACAAAGAACTCTTGAATGAGGGATTGAACTATGCAAGAATGGGTGGTTTTATTGATTTTACAACCAGTACTGGAAGTCTTTTGGAGGAAGATCTCCAAGCCTGGAAATCGTTGAAATTGTATGTTGAAAATGGCTTTGAAAACCACATTACGTTCAGTTCCGATGGTCAGGGAAGTCTGCCAAGATTCAATGAGAAAAAGGAATTCATAGGGCTTGATGTGGGTAAAGTGACTTCTGTTTATGAACAATTCAAAATCGCTGTAGAAAATGGAATAACACTTGAAAAAGCGCTGAAGGCAGTCACTCAAAATCCCGCAAGAATCCTCAAACTCACCAATAAAGGAATCATCGCCAAAGGAAAGGATGCAGATATAATTTTACTGGATAAAGACCTGAAAATCACCGACGTCATCGCACAAGGTAGAATATTAATGTCAAATTATGAGATAATTGTAAAGGGAACTTTTGAGTAA
- a CDS encoding DUF362 domain-containing protein produces MSVVYFTDLSTNGAMNLLKKLEILLDKVELGKIIGKDNFVAIKIHFGEYGNLAFIRPQYVKVVVDQVKKYGGKPFLTDSNTLYRGHRSNAVDHLLNAYLNGFGYEVTGAPVVIADGLRGSDEVKIKINKTYVKEAKIGSAIALADVLVAMTHFKGHEQTGFGGTLKNIGMGSASRAGKLEQHSESKPYVVVENCIACRMCERNCPANAITVTKFAVIDYAKCIGCGQCIAMCNYGAMSPKWGDSSELLSKKMVEYTLAVLKNKKAVFISFLTDISPDCDCWHTNRPPVAPNIGILASTDPVALDQACIDLVRETQGKDPFLEVHPKVTWETQLSYAEEIGLGSRKYELVKVACDLV; encoded by the coding sequence ATGTCTGTTGTTTATTTTACCGATCTATCTACGAATGGAGCCATGAATCTTCTCAAAAAATTGGAGATTCTCTTAGACAAAGTTGAGCTTGGCAAAATCATTGGCAAGGACAATTTTGTTGCAATCAAAATTCACTTTGGTGAATATGGAAATCTTGCCTTCATAAGACCACAGTATGTCAAAGTGGTCGTTGATCAGGTAAAAAAATATGGTGGTAAACCTTTTCTAACGGATTCAAATACACTTTACAGGGGTCATAGATCAAATGCCGTGGATCATCTTTTAAACGCATATCTAAATGGATTTGGCTATGAAGTCACAGGTGCTCCTGTCGTTATCGCAGACGGTCTGAGGGGTTCAGATGAAGTGAAAATAAAAATAAACAAGACCTATGTCAAAGAGGCAAAGATCGGTTCAGCAATAGCATTAGCAGATGTTTTAGTTGCTATGACTCACTTCAAAGGACATGAACAGACTGGTTTTGGTGGTACTTTGAAAAATATTGGGATGGGTAGTGCTTCAAGGGCAGGAAAGCTTGAGCAACATTCAGAGTCAAAACCATATGTTGTGGTGGAGAATTGCATTGCTTGTAGAATGTGCGAAAGAAATTGTCCTGCCAATGCGATAACTGTAACAAAATTTGCGGTGATCGACTATGCAAAGTGTATAGGTTGTGGTCAGTGTATCGCAATGTGTAACTACGGTGCGATGTCACCAAAATGGGGAGATTCTTCGGAGTTGCTGAGCAAAAAGATGGTGGAATACACCTTGGCAGTTTTAAAGAATAAGAAGGCAGTTTTCATATCTTTCTTGACAGATATCTCACCAGATTGCGATTGTTGGCATACTAATAGACCACCAGTAGCTCCAAATATCGGTATACTGGCGAGTACAGATCCAGTTGCACTTGATCAGGCATGCATAGATCTTGTGAGAGAAACTCAAGGTAAAGATCCATTCCTTGAAGTTCATCCAAAGGTTACATGGGAAACTCAGCTCAGTTATGCTGAAGAGATAGGGCTTGGTTCGAGAAAATATGAGTTGGTAAAAGTTGCATGTGACTTGGTCTGA
- a CDS encoding exo-beta-N-acetylmuramidase NamZ family protein produces METGLDVFLDRSISKFKDANIGLVTNSTGINRELRMNIDLFLEKGLKVTKLFGPEHGVFGAAPDGAKVTDFIDPRYKIPVYSLYGDNLRPTKEMLEGIDVMIYDIQDVGLRFYTYIYTMAYCMEECAKYGIKFVVLDRPNPLCAEIVEGPTIKKDFESFVGGYGLALRYGLTIGELALYLNNEYNMGVNLTVIPMRNYKRSFFYDETELLWNTPSPNLPSLEHTILYIGMCLFEGVNVSVGRGTVHPFRYIGAPWIDSKKLYEELKKFNHQGVTFRERIFVPAAFKLQNQVCNGLEFFVTDKKKIKPLDLAIDVIATLRKIHSESFQWNDYFHDQSPRYYFDLLIGSDYYRKAIEEGATSKDFESIWQEESEEFLKISKKYWLY; encoded by the coding sequence ATGGAGACGGGATTGGATGTATTTCTTGATAGAAGCATTTCAAAGTTCAAGGATGCAAACATAGGTCTTGTCACGAACTCAACTGGTATTAATCGCGAGTTGAGGATGAATATAGACCTTTTTCTCGAGAAAGGTTTGAAGGTCACAAAGCTTTTTGGGCCAGAACATGGCGTCTTTGGAGCAGCGCCAGATGGTGCGAAAGTCACAGATTTTATTGACCCAAGGTACAAAATACCTGTTTATTCACTTTATGGTGACAATCTAAGACCAACCAAAGAAATGCTCGAAGGAATCGATGTGATGATCTATGATATTCAAGATGTTGGTCTGAGATTCTACACATATATTTACACAATGGCTTATTGTATGGAAGAGTGTGCAAAGTACGGCATCAAATTTGTGGTGCTCGATAGACCAAATCCACTCTGCGCTGAGATCGTTGAGGGACCAACGATAAAGAAAGATTTTGAAAGTTTTGTCGGTGGATACGGTTTAGCGCTTAGATATGGACTGACCATAGGTGAACTCGCACTTTATTTGAACAACGAATACAACATGGGAGTTAACTTGACTGTCATACCTATGAGAAACTACAAAAGATCCTTTTTCTATGACGAAACTGAATTGTTGTGGAACACACCATCACCGAATCTTCCTTCATTGGAGCACACAATCTTGTACATTGGTATGTGTTTATTTGAGGGTGTGAATGTATCCGTTGGAAGAGGAACGGTTCATCCATTTAGGTATATCGGTGCGCCATGGATTGATTCGAAAAAGTTGTATGAAGAACTCAAGAAATTCAATCATCAAGGTGTCACTTTCAGAGAAAGGATCTTCGTACCCGCTGCCTTCAAATTGCAAAATCAGGTGTGTAATGGTCTTGAATTCTTTGTGACAGACAAAAAAAAGATCAAACCTTTAGATCTCGCGATAGATGTAATTGCTACATTGAGAAAGATTCATTCTGAAAGTTTTCAGTGGAATGATTATTTTCATGATCAAAGTCCAAGGTACTATTTTGATCTGTTGATTGGTAGTGACTATTACAGAAAGGCAATCGAAGAAGGTGCCACATCAAAGGACTTTGAATCAATCTGGCAAGAAGAGTCGGAAGAATTTTTGAAAATATCCAAAAAATACTGGCTTTATTGA
- a CDS encoding carbohydrate ABC transporter permease, which produces MMRFSKYYKLLAYFVLSIYAFIIAGPFFMMIMNSFKSMRELFLKPFSLPSKFMYQNYVQAWQKASIARGYINSAMIAAASVVTVVVLASMFAYMISKYEFKGRRYLFLYSMLGLALPARLAVIPIFLLLRTLNLTNSLIGLIIVYSSVNIPFSAFILKNFIDSVPNELCEAAKIDGASVATIYRRVILPLIKPALSIVAIVTFVNVWNDFFFPLILINDKSKATITLAVSIFFGEYSTQWQLLFSGLTLSIAPTVILFLIFSQYFIAGMTQGAIK; this is translated from the coding sequence ATGATGAGGTTTTCAAAATACTACAAACTACTTGCATATTTCGTACTATCTATCTATGCGTTCATAATAGCTGGACCATTTTTCATGATGATAATGAATTCCTTTAAATCAATGCGTGAGCTTTTTTTGAAACCTTTTTCGCTACCATCGAAGTTCATGTATCAAAACTACGTACAAGCATGGCAAAAGGCATCTATTGCAAGAGGATATATCAACAGCGCTATGATAGCAGCCGCTTCAGTTGTGACAGTTGTCGTTCTGGCTTCTATGTTTGCCTACATGATCTCCAAATATGAATTCAAGGGTAGAAGGTACTTATTCCTCTACTCAATGCTTGGATTGGCATTACCTGCAAGGTTAGCGGTGATCCCGATATTTTTACTTTTGAGAACCTTAAATCTCACAAATTCTTTGATTGGTCTTATCATCGTGTACAGTTCAGTTAATATTCCTTTTTCTGCGTTTATATTGAAAAACTTCATAGATTCGGTCCCAAATGAATTGTGTGAAGCAGCAAAAATTGATGGTGCATCTGTTGCAACTATCTATCGCAGGGTTATTCTTCCTTTGATAAAACCGGCTTTATCAATAGTTGCAATAGTTACCTTTGTCAATGTATGGAATGACTTTTTCTTTCCGCTTATACTCATAAATGATAAATCAAAAGCCACTATAACACTTGCTGTTTCGATCTTTTTCGGCGAGTATTCAACACAGTGGCAATTGTTGTTTTCCGGATTGACGCTCTCGATTGCGCCGACTGTCATTTTGTTCTTGATTTTCTCACAGTATTTCATAGCAGGAATGACTCAGGGTGCAATAAAATGA